From a region of the Vagococcus coleopterorum genome:
- the dnaI gene encoding primosomal protein DnaI, with product MEHVGDEMTKVLNKNNWNERLDELVKEVLADPDVAAFISEHQDELTDEAIHKSYAKMYEYVQEKRKFKLNEPNMIAPGYEPKLFMNFHFIDVTYVPTEELLQKQAEQSLRNRVKAIGMQKDIREATLESYEPTVEREEALTAALEFIEEYPKNPKAFHKGLYLQGSYGVGKTYLLAVIANELAKQGIQSTLLNFSEFAVEMKRAIATNTTGDKVDAIKKSPVLMIDDIGADFMGSWIRDDILGVILQYRMQEQLPTFFSSNFSMEQLEKEHLMVTKEGNEEPMKAGRIMERIRYLAREIKMVGANRRNP from the coding sequence ATGGAACATGTTGGAGATGAAATGACAAAAGTTTTGAATAAAAACAATTGGAATGAACGCCTAGATGAATTAGTTAAAGAAGTGCTTGCTGATCCAGATGTAGCGGCCTTTATTTCAGAACATCAAGATGAATTAACCGATGAAGCGATTCATAAAAGCTACGCTAAAATGTATGAATACGTTCAAGAAAAACGTAAATTCAAATTGAACGAACCAAATATGATTGCCCCAGGGTATGAGCCTAAACTGTTTATGAACTTCCACTTTATTGATGTGACGTATGTCCCAACGGAAGAGTTATTACAAAAACAAGCGGAGCAATCACTACGTAATCGTGTGAAGGCTATTGGTATGCAGAAAGATATTCGTGAAGCCACATTAGAAAGTTACGAACCAACTGTTGAGCGTGAAGAAGCCTTAACAGCAGCTTTAGAATTTATCGAAGAGTATCCTAAAAATCCTAAAGCGTTCCATAAAGGTCTTTATTTACAAGGGTCTTATGGAGTTGGTAAAACTTATTTACTAGCCGTTATTGCCAATGAATTAGCTAAACAAGGGATTCAATCAACTTTGCTAAACTTCTCAGAGTTTGCTGTTGAAATGAAACGAGCTATTGCTACAAATACTACGGGTGATAAAGTCGATGCAATCAAGAAGTCACCAGTCTTAATGATTGATGATATTGGAGCAGACTTTATGGGCTCTTGGATTCGTGATGATATTTTAGGAGTTATCCTACAATATCGTATGCAAGAACAGTTACCAACTTTCTTTAGCTCTAATTTTAGTATGGAACAGTTAGAAAAAGAACACTTAATGGTAACCAAAGAAGGTAACGAAGAACCGATGAAAGCGGGCCGTATTATGGAACGTATTCGTTATCTAGCACGTGAAATTAAAATGGTAGGTGCCAACCGCCGTAATCCTTAA
- the nrdR gene encoding transcriptional regulator NrdR, whose translation MQCAKCQNNGSRVVDSRPADDGRAIRRRRECEECGFRFTTFERIEAAPLLVIKKNGGREEFNRDKILRGLIRSSEKRPVSMEQMEQIVDQVENKVRSLGENEVSTNLIGEYVMEDLVNLDEISYIRFASVYRQFKDMSVFLKEMQEMLDKAEK comes from the coding sequence ATGCAATGTGCAAAATGTCAAAACAATGGCTCTCGAGTAGTCGATAGCCGACCAGCAGATGATGGCCGAGCAATTCGTCGTCGTCGTGAATGTGAAGAGTGTGGCTTCCGTTTTACAACATTTGAAAGAATTGAAGCAGCACCATTATTAGTGATTAAAAAGAATGGTGGTCGTGAAGAATTTAACCGCGATAAAATCTTGCGTGGTCTAATTCGTTCTTCAGAGAAACGTCCTGTTTCGATGGAACAAATGGAACAAATTGTTGATCAAGTAGAGAACAAGGTTCGTTCATTAGGGGAAAATGAAGTGTCAACCAATCTAATTGGTGAATATGTCATGGAAGACTTAGTAAACTTGGATGAAATTTCATACATTCGTTTCGCAAGTGTTTACCGTCAATTTAAAGATATGAGTGTCTTCTTAAAAGAGATGCAAGAGATGTTAGATAAAGCAGAGAAATAG
- a CDS encoding DUF177 domain-containing protein: MKWSLLELNKFKDEPLVFSETIDVNQSLTEREPNILGASPVKVSGIFSVSQNEYIADFDIETELTLASTRSLEPVPYLTKLHITEIYMTPEQFEKQQDKIAADELVMILEKDLIDLSEAVEDHLLLSLPLQVLTDEEKQSEANIVGSDWELMSEDAYYNERQQQEQNNIDPRLAKLSALLDNNKDSGDE; the protein is encoded by the coding sequence ATGAAATGGTCATTATTAGAACTAAATAAATTTAAAGATGAACCGTTAGTGTTCTCAGAAACAATTGATGTTAATCAATCGTTAACTGAAAGAGAACCTAATATTTTAGGGGCATCACCAGTTAAAGTATCAGGAATCTTTTCAGTCTCTCAAAATGAGTATATTGCTGATTTTGATATTGAAACAGAGCTGACTTTAGCATCAACTCGCTCATTAGAACCAGTGCCATATCTGACAAAGTTACATATAACTGAAATCTATATGACACCGGAGCAATTTGAAAAGCAACAAGATAAAATTGCGGCAGATGAATTAGTGATGATTCTGGAAAAAGACTTAATTGATTTAAGTGAAGCGGTTGAAGATCATTTGTTATTATCTTTACCACTACAAGTCTTAACTGATGAAGAGAAACAGTCTGAAGCTAACATTGTTGGTTCTGATTGGGAATTAATGTCAGAAGACGCTTATTACAATGAACGTCAGCAACAAGAACAAAACAATATTGATCCTCGTCTTGCAAAGTTGTCAGCTTTATTAGATAATAATAAAGATTCCGGTGATGAGTAA
- the polA gene encoding DNA polymerase I, producing the protein MSKNKLLLIDGNSIAFRAFYAVQNYESFKTKTGLHTNAVLFFNNMLESILERESPTHVLIAFDAGKTTFRHGFFTDYKAGRSKTPGEFKEQMPYIRELIEAQGIKHYELMDYEADDIIGTMAKREANENCEVVIVSGDKDLTQLADDHIRVEVTSRGVSELVTYTPDFIQEKYGLKPLQIIDMKGLAGDSSDNIPGVTKVGEKTALKLLHEYGSVEGVYENIDELKKSKMKENLINDREQAFLSKKLATIDTDSPIEVEMSSLAYSGKDLDKLVPFYREMEFKQLLSKLDTSGMTGESETTEEIKFELVTSSSDITADMFSDEMSFYVEFLDKNYHNADIVGIAWGDTDKLFVVPGDEALHSTVLKEWLEDETKVKNVYDAKANYVLLNRYNIQLQGVKFDSLLGAYLIDTNDKSEDLADLAFNHEYFALETDETVYGKGAKLAIPEETVLADHLARKAKALTVLTPQLMEKLADKEQSDLFFEMELPLSKVLADMEIAGITVNAQRLQEMKQEFAIRLADIEKNIFEQAGEEFNLNSPKQLGVILFEKMGLPVIKKTKTGYSTAVDVLEQLKEQAPIVEDILTYRQIAKIQSTYVEGLLKVIHHDGKVHTRYVQTLTQTGRLSSVDPNLQNIPVRLEEGRKIRQAFIPRDPDWQIFSSDYSQIELRVLADIAKDQHMQDAFKEGQDIHTSTAMRVFGVPTPEEVTGNIRRQAKAVNFGIVYGISDYGLSQNLGISRQEAQTFIDKYFEKYPDIKTYMEEIVREAKDKGYVETLWHRRRYLPDINARNFNIRSFAERTAINTPIQGSAADILKIAMIEMAKRLKAEKMAATMLLQVHDELVFEAPKSEIPKLEALVKEVMENAVSLSVPLKVDSSTGNTWYEAK; encoded by the coding sequence ATGTCTAAAAACAAATTATTATTAATCGATGGGAATAGTATCGCTTTTAGAGCGTTTTATGCTGTTCAGAATTATGAGTCATTCAAAACAAAAACAGGGTTACATACGAACGCGGTTTTATTCTTTAACAATATGCTAGAAAGCATTTTAGAAAGAGAAAGCCCAACACATGTTTTGATTGCCTTTGATGCAGGAAAAACGACTTTTAGACATGGCTTCTTTACTGACTATAAAGCCGGTCGTTCAAAGACGCCTGGTGAATTCAAAGAACAAATGCCGTATATTCGTGAGTTGATTGAAGCCCAAGGGATTAAACACTACGAGTTAATGGATTATGAAGCAGATGATATTATCGGTACGATGGCGAAGCGCGAAGCAAATGAAAACTGTGAAGTTGTGATCGTCTCAGGAGATAAAGATTTAACTCAATTAGCAGATGATCATATTCGTGTAGAGGTAACATCACGTGGTGTGAGCGAATTAGTCACGTACACACCTGATTTTATTCAAGAAAAGTACGGCTTAAAACCATTGCAGATTATTGATATGAAAGGTTTGGCTGGTGATTCGTCAGATAACATTCCTGGTGTGACAAAAGTCGGGGAGAAGACTGCTTTGAAACTGTTACATGAATATGGTTCAGTTGAAGGCGTTTATGAAAACATTGATGAGTTGAAGAAAAGCAAGATGAAAGAGAACTTAATCAATGATCGTGAGCAAGCTTTCTTAAGTAAAAAATTAGCGACGATTGATACGGACTCACCAATTGAAGTTGAGATGTCGAGCTTAGCTTATTCAGGAAAAGACCTAGACAAATTAGTACCGTTCTACCGTGAAATGGAATTCAAACAATTGCTAAGTAAACTCGATACAAGTGGCATGACTGGGGAATCTGAAACGACGGAAGAAATCAAATTCGAATTAGTAACATCAAGCTCTGATATTACGGCTGACATGTTTAGTGATGAGATGAGCTTCTATGTGGAATTCTTAGATAAAAATTATCACAATGCTGATATTGTGGGAATCGCTTGGGGAGATACAGATAAATTATTTGTGGTTCCAGGTGATGAAGCCTTACATTCAACAGTTTTAAAAGAGTGGTTAGAAGACGAGACAAAGGTTAAAAATGTTTATGATGCAAAAGCCAATTATGTCTTGTTAAATCGTTACAATATTCAATTACAAGGTGTGAAGTTTGATAGCTTATTAGGAGCTTACTTAATTGATACGAATGATAAGAGTGAAGATTTAGCAGATCTAGCCTTCAACCATGAATACTTTGCCTTAGAAACAGATGAAACGGTTTATGGTAAAGGAGCTAAATTAGCAATACCTGAAGAAACGGTGTTAGCTGATCATTTAGCACGTAAAGCTAAAGCTTTAACTGTTTTAACCCCACAATTAATGGAAAAACTAGCGGATAAAGAACAATCAGATTTATTCTTTGAAATGGAATTACCATTATCAAAAGTCTTAGCTGATATGGAAATTGCAGGGATTACCGTTAATGCTCAACGTCTTCAAGAGATGAAACAAGAGTTTGCGATTCGCTTAGCTGACATTGAAAAAAATATTTTTGAACAAGCAGGCGAAGAATTTAACTTGAATTCACCGAAACAACTGGGCGTAATTTTGTTTGAAAAAATGGGACTACCAGTGATTAAGAAAACGAAAACAGGTTATTCAACAGCGGTTGATGTTTTAGAGCAATTAAAAGAACAAGCACCAATTGTTGAAGATATTTTAACTTACCGTCAGATTGCTAAAATCCAATCGACCTATGTTGAAGGCTTGTTGAAAGTGATTCACCATGATGGCAAAGTTCACACACGTTACGTGCAAACGCTGACGCAAACAGGTCGTTTGAGTTCGGTTGATCCTAACTTGCAAAATATTCCCGTTCGTTTAGAAGAAGGACGTAAGATTCGTCAAGCGTTCATTCCAAGAGATCCTGACTGGCAAATTTTTTCATCGGATTACTCGCAAATTGAATTACGTGTTTTAGCGGATATTGCAAAAGACCAACACATGCAAGATGCCTTTAAAGAAGGACAAGATATTCATACAAGTACAGCAATGCGTGTCTTTGGTGTGCCAACACCAGAAGAGGTGACAGGTAATATTCGTCGTCAGGCAAAAGCGGTAAACTTTGGAATTGTTTATGGCATTAGTGATTATGGTTTATCACAAAACTTGGGAATCAGTCGTCAAGAAGCGCAAACATTTATTGATAAATACTTTGAAAAATATCCTGATATTAAAACTTACATGGAAGAAATTGTTCGCGAAGCGAAAGATAAGGGGTATGTTGAAACCTTATGGCACCGTCGTCGTTATTTACCAGATATCAACGCTCGCAACTTTAACATCCGTTCCTTTGCAGAAAGAACAGCGATTAATACGCCGATTCAAGGTAGCGCCGCAGATATCTTGAAGATAGCAATGATTGAGATGGCGAAGCGTCTTAAGGCAGAAAAAATGGCAGCAACGATGTTATTGCAAGTGCATGATGAGTTAGTTTTTGAAGCACCTAAATCAGAGATACCTAAATTAGAAGCTTTAGTTAAAGAAGTAATGGAGAATGCGGTGTCATTAAGTGTACCGTTGAAAGTCGATAGTAGTACAGGTAACACGTGGTACGAAGCTAAATAA
- a CDS encoding response regulator transcription factor codes for MSNILIIEDEKNLARFVELELKHEGYHVEVHYNGRTGLEAALAGDWDAILLDLMLPELNGLEVCRRIRQTKNTPIIMMTARDSVIDRVSGLDHGADDYIVKPFAIEELLARLRALLRRIDIEGDKNIMKQTTLSYRNLTIEKENRIVRRDNEVIELTKREYELLLALMENVNVVLARDVLLNKVWGYESEVETNVVDVYIRYLRNKIDVPGEESYIQTVRGTGYVMRS; via the coding sequence ATGAGTAATATTTTAATCATTGAAGATGAGAAAAATTTAGCCCGTTTTGTTGAGTTAGAATTGAAGCATGAAGGTTATCATGTTGAAGTTCACTACAATGGCAGAACAGGATTAGAAGCAGCGTTAGCAGGTGATTGGGATGCTATTTTACTAGACTTGATGTTACCTGAATTAAATGGATTAGAAGTTTGTCGTCGTATTAGACAAACAAAAAACACTCCAATTATTATGATGACTGCTCGTGATTCAGTTATTGATCGCGTTTCAGGTTTAGACCATGGTGCCGATGATTATATCGTGAAACCATTTGCGATTGAAGAACTATTAGCTCGTTTAAGAGCATTGCTTCGTCGTATTGATATTGAAGGCGACAAAAACATTATGAAACAAACGACGTTATCGTATCGCAACTTAACAATTGAAAAAGAAAATCGTATTGTTCGTCGTGATAATGAAGTAATTGAATTAACAAAACGTGAGTATGAGTTATTATTAGCCTTAATGGAAAATGTTAACGTTGTTCTTGCTCGTGATGTTCTTTTAAACAAGGTTTGGGGTTATGAGTCAGAAGTAGAAACAAACGTAGTAGATGTTTATATTCGTTATCTACGTAATAAAATTGATGTGCCAGGAGAAGAGAGCTATATTCAAACAGTTCGCGGAACTGGTTATGTTATGAGATCGTAA
- the coaE gene encoding dephospho-CoA kinase (Dephospho-CoA kinase (CoaE) performs the final step in coenzyme A biosynthesis.), which translates to MTKVVGLTGGIATGKSTVSRYFSEVGYPVIDADIIAREVVEPGEPGLAQVVAYFGESILLEDGHLNRKRLGEIIFNDSEKRRKLDAILDDEIRGEISTRIEEQVKLGAPLVIVDIPLLYEAHYDEMMDEIIVVGLSEKIQLERLCARNKLTEEEGLARLASQMPISEKIKLADVIIDNSGTIPETYQQIDQWLVKNKKIKPSHM; encoded by the coding sequence ATGACAAAAGTTGTTGGTTTAACAGGAGGAATAGCTACCGGAAAGTCAACTGTTAGTCGTTATTTTTCTGAGGTGGGATACCCAGTTATCGATGCGGATATCATCGCTAGAGAAGTGGTTGAACCAGGAGAACCAGGCTTAGCTCAAGTTGTTGCTTATTTTGGAGAGTCTATTTTACTTGAAGATGGTCATTTAAATAGAAAAAGATTAGGCGAAATCATTTTTAATGACAGTGAAAAACGTCGAAAGTTAGATGCTATTTTAGATGATGAAATTCGCGGAGAGATTTCAACGAGAATAGAAGAACAAGTTAAACTGGGAGCGCCTTTAGTTATAGTTGATATTCCACTTTTATATGAAGCTCATTATGATGAGATGATGGATGAAATTATAGTTGTGGGTTTGTCTGAAAAAATACAATTAGAACGGTTGTGTGCTAGAAATAAATTGACTGAAGAAGAGGGCTTAGCTCGTTTAGCCAGTCAGATGCCAATTTCTGAGAAAATCAAGTTAGCTGATGTTATCATTGATAACTCGGGAACGATCCCTGAAACGTATCAACAAATCGATCAATGGTTAGTTAAGAATAAAAAAATAAAACCTTCACATATGTGA
- the mutM gene encoding DNA-formamidopyrimidine glycosylase, with protein sequence MPELPEVEAVRIGLEQLVLNKTIQSVDVYWPRIIEKPEVDEFKLMLQGETITGLERRGKFLIIRLTHYDLISHLRMEGKYEFSEESASLQKHAHVVFNFQDGSSLSYLDVRKFGRMALIEKGTATDYAGIKKLGPEPVVEEFLLDPFAVGLKKSGKAIKPLLLEQKLVTGLGNIYVDEALFQAQIHPEQPADTLTKKEVTILHQAIIDVLGRAVEAGGTTIRTYKNALGEAGKFQTALKAYGQTGEPCEYCGGPIAKKKVAQRGTHYCPNCQQLKRRKSKGAKS encoded by the coding sequence ATGCCTGAATTACCAGAAGTAGAAGCAGTCAGAATTGGATTAGAACAATTGGTTTTAAACAAAACAATTCAATCAGTAGATGTCTATTGGCCGCGAATTATTGAAAAGCCAGAAGTTGATGAGTTCAAGCTGATGCTACAGGGTGAAACGATTACGGGGCTAGAACGTCGAGGTAAGTTCTTGATTATCAGGCTGACTCACTATGATTTGATTTCTCATTTGAGGATGGAAGGGAAATATGAATTCAGTGAAGAGTCAGCATCATTACAAAAGCATGCCCATGTTGTTTTTAATTTTCAAGATGGCAGCAGCCTAAGTTATTTAGATGTGCGTAAGTTTGGTCGTATGGCATTAATTGAAAAAGGAACAGCAACTGACTATGCTGGGATAAAAAAACTTGGACCAGAACCGGTTGTTGAAGAATTTTTATTAGACCCGTTTGCAGTCGGTTTGAAAAAATCAGGTAAGGCAATTAAACCGTTATTACTGGAACAAAAATTAGTGACAGGCTTAGGTAATATCTATGTGGATGAGGCGTTATTCCAAGCCCAGATTCATCCGGAACAGCCAGCTGACACATTAACCAAGAAAGAAGTGACGATCCTTCACCAAGCAATTATTGACGTTTTAGGACGTGCGGTTGAAGCAGGAGGAACAACGATTCGAACATATAAAAATGCCTTAGGGGAAGCTGGTAAATTCCAGACAGCTTTGAAAGCTTATGGTCAAACCGGTGAACCTTGTGAGTATTGTGGTGGACCAATTGCTAAGAAGAAAGTGGCTCAACGTGGGACTCATTATTGTCCGAACTGTCAGCAGTTAAAACGTCGCAAGAGTAAAGGAGCAAAGTCATGA
- the rpmF gene encoding 50S ribosomal protein L32, producing MAVPARRTSKAKKAKRRTHYKMSVPGMSTCSNCGEMKRSHHVCPACGHYDGKDVKTTEA from the coding sequence ATGGCAGTACCTGCTAGAAGAACTTCAAAAGCTAAAAAAGCTAAGCGTCGTACGCATTACAAAATGTCAGTACCTGGTATGAGCACATGCTCAAACTGTGGCGAAATGAAACGTAGCCACCACGTATGTCCAGCTTGTGGTCATTACGATGGTAAAGACGTTAAAACAACTGAAGCATAA
- the gndA gene encoding NADP-dependent phosphogluconate dehydrogenase: MTKQQIGVVGMAVMGKNLALNIESRGYTVSIFNRTASRTEEVVAENPGKKLVPMYSVEEFVASLEKPRRIMLMVQAGDATDKTIQSLLPHLDKGDILIDGGNTFYKDTIRRNEELANSGINFIGTGVSGGEEGALKGPSIMPGGQKEAYDLVAPIFEKIAAVAEDGESCVTYIGPNGAGHYVKMAHNGIEYGDMQLIAESYDILTRVLGLSVEECATIFNDWNEGELDSYLMEITSDILTRKDPETGQPIVDVIMDAAGNKGTGKWTSQSALDLGVPLPLITESVFARYISAMKEERVAASKVIPAPTVATFSGDKKEIVEKIRQALYFSKIMSYAQGFAQLRIASEEYGWDLQYGEIAKIFREGCIIRAKFLQKITDAYDRQADLKNLLLDEYFNEITQKYQQSVRDVVSLAVQAGVPVPTFASAISYYDSYRSADLPANIIQAQRDYFGAHTYKRKDMEGTFHFDWYGANN; encoded by the coding sequence ATGACTAAACAACAAATTGGTGTCGTAGGAATGGCTGTTATGGGTAAAAACCTAGCCTTAAACATTGAAAGTAGAGGGTATACTGTTTCAATCTTTAACCGAACTGCTTCAAGAACTGAGGAAGTGGTTGCAGAAAACCCAGGCAAAAAATTAGTACCCATGTATTCTGTAGAAGAGTTTGTTGCGTCATTAGAAAAACCTCGCCGTATTATGCTGATGGTACAAGCTGGAGATGCGACAGATAAAACAATTCAAAGTTTATTACCACATTTAGATAAAGGTGATATTTTAATTGATGGTGGGAACACATTCTATAAAGATACCATTCGTCGTAACGAAGAATTAGCTAACTCAGGAATTAACTTCATCGGGACAGGTGTTTCGGGCGGAGAAGAAGGAGCCTTAAAAGGACCTTCAATCATGCCGGGTGGACAAAAAGAAGCGTATGATTTAGTTGCACCAATTTTTGAAAAAATTGCGGCTGTGGCTGAAGATGGTGAATCATGTGTCACTTATATTGGACCCAATGGAGCTGGTCACTATGTGAAAATGGCCCACAACGGAATTGAATATGGTGATATGCAATTAATTGCTGAATCATATGATATTTTAACTCGTGTCCTAGGACTATCAGTTGAAGAATGTGCCACAATTTTTAACGATTGGAATGAAGGGGAATTAGATAGCTATCTAATGGAAATCACCTCTGATATTTTAACGCGTAAAGATCCTGAAACAGGCCAACCGATTGTTGATGTTATCATGGATGCTGCTGGGAATAAAGGAACAGGGAAATGGACAAGCCAAAGTGCCTTAGATTTAGGTGTGCCATTACCATTGATTACCGAATCAGTATTTGCTCGTTATATTTCAGCCATGAAAGAAGAACGTGTAGCAGCAAGTAAAGTGATCCCAGCGCCAACTGTAGCAACTTTCTCAGGCGATAAAAAAGAAATCGTTGAAAAAATTCGCCAAGCTTTATACTTTAGTAAAATTATGAGTTACGCTCAAGGTTTTGCTCAATTACGGATTGCTAGTGAAGAATATGGTTGGGATTTACAGTATGGTGAGATTGCTAAAATCTTCCGTGAAGGTTGTATTATTCGAGCAAAATTCTTGCAAAAAATTACAGACGCTTATGATCGTCAAGCAGACCTTAAAAACTTGTTATTAGATGAGTACTTCAATGAGATTACACAAAAATATCAACAGTCTGTGCGTGATGTTGTTTCACTAGCTGTCCAAGCAGGAGTACCGGTGCCAACATTTGCATCAGCAATCAGCTATTATGATTCATACCGCAGTGCAGATTTACCAGCCAATATTATCCAAGCACAACGTGATTACTTCGGTGCTCACACATACAAACGCAAGGATATGGAAGGGACATTCCACTTTGACTGGTACGGTGCAAATAACTAG
- a CDS encoding replication initiation and membrane attachment family protein, with protein sequence MNSAWKQLHPQDSFTVKLCQEITVQDERVLSYLYQPIIGIEAFGLYHALLTAIDDHDFDSQETLHSELFNQLNLDLPKIFNARVKLEGIGLLRVYEKQQDNFRHFIYELIPPLAPTNIFNDDVLSLLLLDAVGEKRFDKLVKRFAIPQCQPTGYQEVTHKFVDVFHFKGEQLASHSQQLTQTKAQFTEVELTKLSPVRDSFDWDYFMSLMNDFFLNKEKMTQEVKDTIYTLHNLYGINELTMRELVEPSVDYVTNEIKVNELRKAVIDKYHGRKEQQAGEASPALEGLTDSEQLIRRKNDMVAKGYSDADVEFILATESYSPMIYLESIKDQKRGFISDGERYAIEGLIKRSTLSDAVLNVLIHYILVVQGKPDINKFHAETIANDWAQNQIRTPEAAFEKIKEVASQQASKPKQSYSKKSYAKKGGRKETTPDWVGQTNQETRVSKEAEDRLKERIKKLREQSKEGDA encoded by the coding sequence ATGAATAGTGCTTGGAAGCAATTACATCCACAAGATAGTTTTACGGTAAAATTGTGTCAGGAAATAACGGTTCAAGATGAGCGTGTTTTAAGTTACTTATATCAACCGATTATTGGTATCGAAGCCTTTGGGTTATACCATGCCTTGTTAACCGCCATTGATGATCATGATTTCGATAGTCAAGAAACATTGCACAGTGAATTGTTTAATCAACTTAATCTTGATTTACCTAAAATCTTTAATGCCCGAGTAAAGCTTGAAGGGATTGGTTTGTTGCGTGTTTACGAAAAACAACAAGATAATTTCCGTCACTTTATTTATGAACTTATTCCGCCGTTAGCCCCAACAAATATTTTTAATGATGATGTTTTAAGTTTGTTATTATTAGATGCTGTGGGAGAAAAGCGTTTTGATAAATTAGTCAAACGTTTTGCGATTCCACAATGTCAGCCAACAGGCTATCAAGAGGTAACTCATAAATTTGTGGATGTCTTTCATTTCAAAGGGGAGCAGCTAGCTAGTCATAGCCAACAACTTACCCAAACGAAAGCCCAATTTACTGAAGTGGAGCTAACAAAATTATCACCAGTACGTGATAGCTTTGATTGGGATTACTTTATGAGTTTAATGAATGACTTTTTCTTAAATAAGGAAAAAATGACACAAGAAGTAAAAGATACAATCTATACGTTGCATAATTTATACGGCATCAATGAATTAACGATGCGTGAATTAGTGGAACCAAGTGTCGATTATGTCACTAATGAAATTAAAGTAAATGAGTTGCGTAAAGCGGTCATTGATAAATATCATGGTCGTAAGGAACAGCAAGCAGGTGAAGCCTCACCAGCTTTGGAAGGCTTAACTGATTCTGAGCAATTGATTCGTCGTAAAAATGACATGGTAGCAAAAGGTTATAGTGATGCGGATGTTGAATTTATTTTAGCAACAGAAAGTTATAGTCCGATGATTTACTTAGAATCAATCAAAGATCAAAAACGTGGGTTCATTTCTGATGGGGAACGTTATGCCATTGAAGGCCTAATTAAACGTTCAACATTATCAGATGCGGTGCTTAATGTTTTAATTCATTACATCTTAGTTGTTCAAGGTAAGCCAGATATTAATAAATTCCATGCGGAAACCATTGCCAATGATTGGGCACAAAATCAAATTAGAACGCCGGAAGCGGCATTTGAAAAAATTAAAGAAGTAGCTTCACAACAAGCAAGTAAGCCAAAACAATCTTATTCTAAAAAATCCTATGCTAAAAAAGGAGGTCGTAAAGAAACGACACCTGATTGGGTAGGTCAAACAAACCAAGAAACACGTGTTTCGAAAGAAGCAGAGGATCGTTTGAAAGAACGAATTAAAAAATTACGTGAACAGTCAAAGGAGGGTGACGCCTAA